A section of the Chryseobacterium scophthalmum genome encodes:
- the hisA gene encoding 1-(5-phosphoribosyl)-5-[(5-phosphoribosylamino)methylideneamino]imidazole-4-carboxamide isomerase yields the protein MRIIPAIDIIDGKCVRLSKGDYGTKKIYNENPLEVAKEFESFGIKYLHLVDLDGAKSKHIVNQKVLENIARETSLKIDFGGGLKTLKDIEIAFNSGAKQITIGSIAVQDPEFCFGLIEKYGSGQIILGADCEDRKIKTSGWLEESSLDVIDLILQYQEKGVKNVICTDISKDGMLEGASEDLYKEIISKTSVKLVASGGISSIEDVYKMKEIGCDGTIIGKAIYEGRISLKQLEVFD from the coding sequence ATGCGAATTATTCCTGCTATTGATATTATCGACGGAAAATGTGTGCGTTTGTCGAAAGGTGATTACGGAACAAAAAAAATATACAACGAAAATCCTCTAGAAGTTGCCAAAGAATTTGAAAGTTTCGGAATAAAATATCTTCATTTGGTCGATTTGGATGGTGCAAAATCTAAACATATTGTCAACCAAAAAGTATTGGAAAATATTGCTCGAGAAACGTCTTTAAAAATCGACTTCGGAGGCGGTTTGAAAACTTTGAAAGATATTGAAATAGCATTCAATTCGGGAGCAAAGCAAATTACCATCGGAAGTATTGCCGTTCAAGATCCTGAGTTTTGTTTTGGTTTAATTGAAAAATACGGTTCAGGGCAAATTATTTTGGGAGCCGATTGTGAAGATAGAAAAATAAAAACTTCGGGCTGGCTGGAAGAAAGCAGTTTGGATGTAATTGATCTTATTCTTCAATATCAAGAAAAAGGGGTAAAAAATGTGATTTGCACGGATATTTCCAAAGACGGAATGTTGGAAGGTGCTTCAGAGGATCTGTACAAAGAAATTATAAGTAAAACTTCAGTGAAACTGGTGGCAAGCGGCGGAATTTCGAGTATTGAAGATGTTTACAAAATGAAGGAGATCGGATGCGACGGAACGATTATCGGAAAAGCGATTTATGAAGGGAGAATTTCATTGAAACAATTGGAAGTATTTGATTAA
- the hisH gene encoding imidazole glycerol phosphate synthase subunit HisH, which yields MIAIIKYNGGNVSSVQNALNRLGAESIITDDFELIKNADKVIFPGVGEASSTMKTLKEKGLDQLIPTLKQPVLGICLGMQLMCKNNEEGNTIGMGIFDINVKKFPAEDIIPHMGWNKISDFKQNIYSGIKEESDVYFVHSFYCELSENTTSICDYILPFSASLQKDNFYAMQFHPEKSGKIGSQLLQNFLKL from the coding sequence ATGATTGCGATTATAAAATACAACGGCGGAAACGTAAGCTCTGTACAAAATGCATTGAACAGATTAGGAGCGGAATCGATTATTACAGATGATTTTGAATTGATAAAAAACGCTGACAAAGTGATTTTCCCAGGAGTTGGAGAAGCTTCTTCAACGATGAAAACCTTAAAGGAGAAAGGATTAGATCAGTTAATTCCAACTTTAAAGCAACCAGTTTTAGGAATTTGCTTAGGAATGCAGTTGATGTGTAAGAATAACGAAGAAGGAAACACGATTGGAATGGGAATTTTTGATATTAATGTAAAAAAGTTTCCTGCAGAAGATATTATTCCGCATATGGGATGGAATAAAATTTCAGATTTTAAGCAAAACATTTATTCCGGAATTAAAGAAGAAAGTGATGTCTATTTCGTGCACAGTTTTTATTGTGAATTGTCAGAAAATACCACTTCTATTTGTGATTATATTTTGCCATTCAGTGCGTCTTTGCAAAAAGATAATTTTTATGCGATGCAGTTTCACCCTGAAAAATCGGGCAAAATTGGAAGTCAGTTATTACAAAACTTTTTAAAACTTTAG
- the hisB gene encoding bifunctional histidinol-phosphatase/imidazoleglycerol-phosphate dehydratase HisB, translating to MKKILFIDRDGTLILEPPTDFQVDSLEKLEFYPGVFQNLAKIVKELDYELVMVTNQDGLGTESFPYVDFIKPHEKMLKAFENEGIIFNDILIDKSFESENSPNRKPRIGMLGKYVYGDYDLENSFVIGDRITDIQLAKNLGSKSIFINKIQNEDSNLTTKIWNEIYQYLKQIPRKAKVSRKTNETDIQIEINLDGSGNSEISTGLHFFDHMLEQISKHGNLDLKIKVNGDLQIDEHHTIEDTGIVLGEAVLKALGKKKGIERYGFLLPMDDCLAQVALDFGGRSWLVWEANFKREKIGDVPTEMFEHFFKSFTDSARCNLNIKVEGENEHHKIESVFKAFAKAIKMAVNRSDQNFNVPSTKGSL from the coding sequence ATGAAAAAAATATTATTTATAGACCGTGACGGAACTTTGATTCTAGAACCTCCAACAGATTTTCAGGTAGATTCTTTAGAAAAATTAGAATTCTATCCCGGAGTTTTTCAAAACTTAGCCAAAATTGTAAAAGAATTAGATTACGAATTGGTGATGGTGACCAATCAGGATGGCCTGGGAACTGAGAGCTTTCCTTATGTAGATTTTATAAAACCTCATGAAAAAATGTTGAAAGCTTTTGAAAATGAAGGAATTATTTTTAATGATATTTTGATCGATAAAAGTTTTGAAAGTGAAAATTCGCCAAATCGCAAACCTAGAATTGGAATGTTGGGGAAATATGTTTACGGTGATTATGATCTTGAAAATTCTTTCGTGATTGGAGACAGGATTACGGATATTCAATTAGCAAAAAATTTAGGTTCAAAATCAATCTTTATTAATAAAATTCAAAATGAAGATTCAAATTTGACGACTAAAATCTGGAATGAAATTTATCAATATTTAAAGCAGATTCCACGAAAAGCCAAAGTTTCAAGAAAAACCAATGAAACAGATATTCAAATAGAAATCAATCTCGATGGAAGCGGAAATTCTGAAATCTCAACAGGGTTACATTTTTTCGATCATATGCTTGAACAAATATCGAAGCACGGCAATTTAGATTTAAAAATTAAAGTTAACGGAGACTTACAAATTGATGAACATCACACCATTGAAGACACAGGAATTGTTTTGGGAGAAGCTGTTTTAAAAGCGTTGGGAAAGAAAAAAGGAATTGAGAGATATGGCTTTTTACTTCCGATGGACGATTGTTTAGCACAAGTCGCTCTTGATTTTGGAGGTCGTTCGTGGTTGGTTTGGGAAGCTAATTTTAAGCGTGAAAAAATAGGAGACGTTCCGACTGAAATGTTCGAGCATTTTTTCAAATCTTTTACCGATTCAGCAAGATGCAATCTTAATATAAAAGTGGAAGGAGAAAACGAGCACCACAAGATCGAATCTGTTTTTAAAGCCTTTGCAAAAGCAATAAAAATGGCTGTAAATCGATCGGACCAGAACTTTAATGTACCATCAACAAAAGGAAGTTTATAA
- the hisC gene encoding histidinol-phosphate transaminase encodes MKEFNINSLVRKNILELQPYISFRDNNEFENPVLLDANESPFGELSRYPDSTQKKLKQKLSEIKNVSVNQIAVGNGSDELIDLIIKVFCEPKKDSILMMDPSFAMYGFYASINENKVIKLDLNTDFEIVKDDFLKISKDFKSKVFFLCSPNNPTGNSVKDIEFYIKNFNGIVVVDEAYIEFSGERSCIELLEKYPNLIVLQTFSKAWGMAGVRVGIAYSSKEIVKLINTVKAPYNVNSLSSHKVIELIDKPENVKQNIEGILNEISWLENEFQSVNCIKKVYPTDANFFLIEFEDIEKVYEKLLEKEILTSKRSPQIPNCIRINVGTREENIQLIEVLKSI; translated from the coding sequence ATGAAAGAATTCAACATCAATAGTTTAGTAAGAAAAAACATCTTAGAATTACAGCCTTACATCAGTTTTAGGGACAACAATGAGTTTGAAAACCCAGTTTTATTGGATGCCAATGAAAGTCCGTTTGGAGAATTGAGCCGTTATCCTGATTCTACTCAAAAAAAATTGAAGCAAAAACTCTCAGAAATAAAAAATGTTTCGGTTAATCAAATTGCCGTGGGAAATGGAAGCGATGAGCTAATAGATTTGATTATTAAAGTTTTTTGTGAACCTAAAAAAGATTCAATTTTAATGATGGATCCATCATTTGCAATGTATGGTTTTTACGCTTCTATCAACGAAAATAAAGTAATAAAACTCGATTTAAATACAGATTTTGAAATTGTAAAAGATGATTTTCTGAAAATTTCAAAAGATTTTAAATCCAAAGTTTTTTTCCTGTGTTCACCCAATAATCCTACCGGAAATTCTGTAAAAGATATAGAGTTTTACATCAAAAATTTCAATGGAATTGTAGTGGTTGATGAAGCTTATATTGAGTTTTCAGGAGAAAGATCTTGTATTGAGTTATTAGAAAAATATCCAAATCTAATTGTTCTTCAGACTTTCTCAAAAGCTTGGGGAATGGCAGGAGTGAGAGTAGGTATTGCATATTCTTCCAAAGAAATTGTTAAGTTAATTAATACGGTAAAGGCACCTTACAATGTGAATTCTTTAAGCTCACATAAAGTCATTGAACTCATTGATAAACCTGAAAATGTAAAGCAAAATATTGAAGGTATTTTAAATGAAATTTCATGGTTAGAAAATGAATTTCAATCAGTTAACTGTATTAAAAAAGTATATCCAACTGATGCAAATTTCTTCTTGATTGAGTTTGAAGATATAGAAAAAGTTTACGAAAAACTATTGGAAAAAGAAATTTTGACGAGCAAAAGAAGCCCTCAAATTCCAAATTGTATCAGAATCAATGTAGGAACCAGAGAAGAAAATATTCAGTTAATTGAGGTTTTAAAAAGTATTTAA